From one Lolium rigidum isolate FL_2022 chromosome 4, APGP_CSIRO_Lrig_0.1, whole genome shotgun sequence genomic stretch:
- the LOC124706488 gene encoding uncharacterized protein LOC124706488, with protein sequence MKIKRGGVPKRSSYKKQKTGTSNGGISHPHNPFEEEFGSSSGSGQGVWTELSEEVASNLANTVVSLASFSEGNTMFFACSGIIIKNDPDTQITSFLTSLSLVRSTEDDRKLFQNMKIQVRLPDDQVELGWLNFYDLQHNLAVINIPRFHTLRVACLDNQRQFECHSKVVAVGRCFNSGKLMATSGMLTDNPSRDYREELAISTCEITMTGVGGPLINFDGDFIGMNFYTEKETPFLPRNIILELLKQFSERIPSWAKKGPGSTVERFPIPRSLRGGEKKKAQKPSICTLCDPECQPGLKDQILNCKCFHARWPYSSAHGIAEKEELRSNGYPFPLWEDIGRRLVNSFEEEFSEIILSELQKEVVSNMSQSVVALASFIGGKRCFACTGVVIECNESTTRVLTSASLVRTSVIENKVADNLKIIVCLPDNRIIRGTLQHISPNYNIAVVDITGFCCTRAARMSDQVQLKPHGEVVALGRVYISGKLMATSGVVTSKPSELNCKDLVISTCKITKAGIGGPLIDFDGNFIGMNFYGLEETPYIPMNIILEFLGSFGAQSCNVHKACQLGERNL encoded by the exons ATGAAGATTAAGCGAGGAGGCGTTCCCAAAAGAAGCTCGTATAAAAAACAAAAGACTGGCACAAGTAATGGAG GAATTTCGCATCCCCACAACCCTTTCGAAGAGGAATTCGGCAGCTCGAGTGGTTCTGGCCAAGGTGTCTGGACGGAACTCAGTGAAGAAGTTGCGTCAAACTTAGCAAATACTGTGGTATCTCTGGCGTCATTCAGTGAAG gaaacacaatgttctttgCATGTTCGGGCATAATTATCAAAAATGATCCGGATACTCAGATTACGAGCTTTCTAACCTCGTTAAGTTTGGTTAGATCTACTGAAGACGACAGAAAGCTCTTTCAGAATATGAAG ATTCAAGTGCGCCTTCCAGATGACCAAGTTGAGCTTGGCTGGTTGAACTTCTATGATTTACAACACAATCTCGCTGTTATCAACATACCTCGCTTCCACACTCTTCGAGTGGCGTGTCTAGATAATCAGCGGCAATTTGAGTGCCATAGCAAAGTAGTTGCTGTAGGACGTTGCTTCAACTCAGGAAAATTAATGGCCACATCTGGGATGTTAACTGACAATCCAAGCCGAGATTACCGCGAGGAGCTTGCAATCTCCACATGTGAAATTACCATG ACTGGAGTTGGAGGGCCCCTCATTAATTTTGATGGGGACTTCATTGGGATGAACTTTTATACTGAGAAAGAGACTCCATTTCTACCAAGGAATATAATTCTTGAACTCCTCAAGCAGTTTAGCGAAAGAATCCCGTCCTG GGCTAAGAAAGGACCTGGTAGTACGGTCGAAAGATTTCCCATACCTC GCAGCTTAAGGGGGGGAGAGAAAAAAAAGGCTCAGAAACCTTCCATATGTACTCTCTGTGATCCAGAATGTCAACCAG GACTGAAGGATCAAATACTAAACTGTAAGTGTTTTCATGCTCGATGGCCATATTCGTCTGCTCATG GTATTGCTGAAAAAGAAGAGCTGAGGTCCAATGGTTATCCTTTTCCACTTTGGGAGGATA TCGGCAGGCGTTTGGTTAATAGTTTTGAAGAGGAATTCAGTGAAATTATCTTGAGCGAGCTCCAAAAAGAAGTTGTTTCAAATATGTCTCAAAGTGTTgtagcactggcttcattcattg GAGGAAAAAGGTGTTTTGCTTGCACGGGCGTAGTTATAGAATGCAATGAGTCTACCACAAGAGTTCTGACCTCGGCAAGTTTGGTTAGAACTTCTGTCATTGAAAACAAGGTTGCTGATAACTTGAAG ATTATAGTGTGTCTTCCAGATAATCGAATTATTCGAGGGACTTTGCAACATATTAGCCCAAACTATAACATTGCCGTTGTCGACATCACAGGTTTCTGCTGTACTCGGGCAGCACGAATGAGTGATCAGGTGCAACTTAAACCTCATGGGGAGGTAGTAGCTTTAGGGCGCGTCTACATTTCAGGTAAATTAATGGCCACAAGTGGGGTAGTGACTAGCAAGCCAAGTGAGCTTAATTGCAAAGATCTTGTGATCTCTACTTGCAAAATCACCAAG GCTGGAATTGGAGGGCCTCTTATCGATTTTGATGGGAACTTTATTGGCATGAACTTCTATGGCTTGGAAGAAACTCCATACATACCAATGAATATAATTCTGGAATTCTTGGGGAGTTTCGGTGCACAAAG CTGTAATGTACATAAAGCATGTCAGCTTGGTGAGCGGAATCTTTAG